The DNA region AAGCCAATGCGGGTGGCGTGGTAAAAAATATCATTCCCCAGTTCCGTATTCCGGCAGAACTCATCCAGCACGATATCGATTTTGTCGCCGATCACGGCGTGAAGTTCGAATATGGCTGTGCGCCTGATCTGACCGTACAGGGCTTAAAAGATCAGGGATTCCACTATGTTTTGGTCGCAACCGGTACGGACAAAAACAGCGGAGTAAGGCTCGATGGCGACAACCCCAACATCTGGAAATCGCTTCCTTTCCTGCGTGAGTACAACCTGGGAGCCGCATTGACGCTCGGTAAACATGTGGCGATCGTCGGCGCGGGCAACACGGCGATGGACTGTGCCCGTGCGGCACTGCGCGTGCCGGGTGTGGAAAAAGTCACCGTGGTCTACCGTCGTTCGTTGCAGGAGATGCCCGCCTGGCGTGAAGAGTATGAAGAAGCCCTGCACGATGGGGTTGAGTTCCGTTTCCTTAATAATCCGGAACGCTTTGATGCGGATGGTACGCTCACCCTGCGCGTCATGACGCTCGGGGAGGCGGATGAGAAAGGGCGTCGCCGTCCGGTTGAAACCGACGAAACGCTGACCCTGCACATCGATAGCCTGATTACCGCCATTGGTGAACAGCAGGATACGGACGCGCTGAACGCAATGGGCATACCGCTGGATAGCAAAGGCTGGCCTGCGGTGAACAGCAACGGCGAAACCCGCCTCAGCGACGTGTTCATGATTGGCGACGTCCAGCGCGGTCCATCATCCATTGTTGCCGCCATCGGCTCGGCGCGTCGGGCTACGGATACCATCCTCTGGCGGGAAAATATCCGCTCTCACCACGGCGATAAGCGCTGGAATAACGTCAGCGCCACTGAAATCTATCAGCGTAAAGGCGAGATTGCGGTCGCGACGGTCGATAAAAACGACCGTGACGCTTTTGTCGCCCAGGAAGCGGCCCGCTGCCTTGAATGTAACTATGTCTGCAGCAAATGCGTGGATGTCTGTCCGAACCGCGCCAATGTGTCGATTCCTGTTCCTGGCTTCCAGAACCGTTTCCAGACGCTGCACCTGGACGCTTACTGCAACGAATGCGGTAACTGCGCCCAATTCTGCCCGTGGCAGGGCAAGCCATATAAAGACAAAGTCACGCTCTTTAGCCTGCCGCAGGATTTCGACAACAGCAGCAACCCAGGTTTCCTGGTGGAAGACTCTCGGGTCAGGGTCCGGCTGAATAACCAAAGCTGGGTGTTAACCATCCGCAATGATGGGCAGTTCGCCAGCATCCCGCCGGAACTGGATGACATGTGCCGCATCATCAGCTATGTCCACCAGCATCACCATTACCTGTTAGGCCGCGTGGAGGTGTAATCATGTTGATTCTGAAAAATGTCACCGCCGTACAGCTTCATCCGGCCAGCGTGCGCGAAGGCGTGGATATTGCTATCGATAAAGACGCGATCGTTGAAGTGGGCGATGCGCTGACGCAGCGCTACCCGCAGGCGCAATGGAAAGAGATGCACGGGCGAATCGTGATGCCAGGCCTGGTCTGCGCGCATAACCATTTTTACTCCGGTTTATCTCGCGGCATCCAGGCCAATATCGCCCCCAGCCCGGACTTTATCTCAACGCTGAAAAACCTGTGGTGGCGTCTGGACCGGGCTCTGGACGAAGAGTCGCTCTACTACAGCGGGCTGATTTGCTCAATGGAAGCGATTAAGAGCGGATGCTCTGCGGTTATCGATCACCACGCCTCGCCGGGCTACATACAGGGGTCGCTCTCTACGCTACGTTCAGCCTTTTTAAAGGTGGGCCTGCGGGCCATGACCTGCTTTGAAACCACCGACCGTAACGAGGGAATCAAAGAGTTGCAGGCAGGCGTCGAAGAGAATATCCGCTTTGCCCGCCAGATTGACCACGCGCGGGAGACCGGTAACGAGCCGTACCTGGTGGAAGCGCACATTGGCGCGCACGCCCCGTTTACCGTACCCGACGCCGGTCTGGAGATGCTGCGCGAGGCCATCAACGCCACCGGACGCGGGCTGCATATCCATGCG from Citrobacter amalonaticus Y19 includes:
- the ssnA gene encoding putative aminohydrolase SsnA encodes the protein MLILKNVTAVQLHPASVREGVDIAIDKDAIVEVGDALTQRYPQAQWKEMHGRIVMPGLVCAHNHFYSGLSRGIQANIAPSPDFISTLKNLWWRLDRALDEESLYYSGLICSMEAIKSGCSAVIDHHASPGYIQGSLSTLRSAFLKVGLRAMTCFETTDRNEGIKELQAGVEENIRFARQIDHARETGNEPYLVEAHIGAHAPFTVPDAGLEMLREAINATGRGLHIHAAEDSYDVSHSHHLYGKDLLVRLAEYGLIDSKTLVAHGLYLSAEDIALLNQHDAFLVHNARSNMNNHVGYNHHLTHIRNLALGTDGIGSDMLEEMKFAFFKHRDAGGPLWPDSFAKALANGNELLHRNFGENFGQLQAGYKADLTLLDYSSPTPLIAENVAGHIAFGLGSGSVHSVMVNGVMVYEDRQFTFDTDSIYAQARKAAASMWRRMDALA